A window of Nonomuraea angiospora genomic DNA:
CCCAGCCCCCGTACGTGTCAGATCAGCTCTGTCTTGTAGAAGATGCTGGCCAGGCGGGCCGTCTCGACGCCTGAGGCCAGGCCGAGGCACAGGCGAGGGGCACCGGAGACGATCTGGATGCCCATGCCCTCTGGCTCGCGATGGTCCAGAGACTGGCCGGCCACGCTGCGCGCCCGCTGGACCTGCTCGCCTGTACGCAGGTCCAGGCAGGTGATGTACGTGTTGCCGGGCGGCGGATTGTCATCCCCGTACGCCGTGCCGGTCAGCATGTAGACGAAATTCCCGTAGGCCGCGTACCCCTGGAAGGTGCCCAGGCCCGACGGTTGGGCGACGTCGAACAGCGCCTTTGGCGAGCCCGCTTTGACGTCCGCCAACGAGTAGACCGCGTAGCGGAAACCGCTCCCGTCCCAGTAACGCATGGCCAGCCGGTTCGTGGAGGGGTCGATCGCACACGTGGTGTTGTCCGAGTCCGCGATCGGTTTGTACTTGGTCAGCGCCGACGACGAGGTGGTCAGCGTCTGACCGTTGACGAACTTGAACCTGGCCAGCTTCGTGCCCCGGGAACTCTTGCCGTCACTCACCCCGTCCGTCTCCGTCCACAGGTAGGCCGACGTGCCCGACGGCTCGACCCCGAACTGGACGCCGTGGCCGAAACCCATCAGGTACATGTGGCCGAGGATTGTGCCGGTGAGGCTGAGCTTGGACAGGCACAGATGGCCCGCCGCGCCGGAGCCGGCACCGTTCTTCACTTGAAGCGTGTAGATGTGGCCGTTGCGGTTGTCGAAGGCGATCGACTGCAGGACGGTCTCGTCGTACAGAGCCTTCTTCCAGATCAGCGAGGTTGACGGGGCAGTCAGCTGGAACCGTCCCTCTGCGGCGGCCGCGGGCTTGGCGGCCAGCGCGGCGGCCGCGGCGACACCGGTGCCGAGCCTGAGGAGCCCTCGGCGGGAAACACGGACGTGAGAGGTCATCTCCCCTTGATCGCCTCCTTGGTAGCCGAGCCCTGCGTAGAGTCATGCCGGTTCGCCGGGCTGTGAGCGATCACAGCCCGTCCTGCCAGCCGAGGTTGACCGGGTCGCATTCGAGGTCG
This region includes:
- a CDS encoding phage baseplate protein, whose protein sequence is MTSHVRVSRRGLLRLGTGVAAAAALAAKPAAAAEGRFQLTAPSTSLIWKKALYDETVLQSIAFDNRNGHIYTLQVKNGAGSGAAGHLCLSKLSLTGTILGHMYLMGFGHGVQFGVEPSGTSAYLWTETDGVSDGKSSRGTKLARFKFVNGQTLTTSSSALTKYKPIADSDNTTCAIDPSTNRLAMRYWDGSGFRYAVYSLADVKAGSPKALFDVAQPSGLGTFQGYAAYGNFVYMLTGTAYGDDNPPPGNTYITCLDLRTGEQVQRARSVAGQSLDHREPEGMGIQIVSGAPRLCLGLASGVETARLASIFYKTELI